TTGTACATCTCGGCGCCATGTAGTGTGGCGCCGACATGTACAACTTCGGCGCCATGCTATGTGGCGCCGACCCCGGGGTCCAGATTCCAAATTAATTTTGCCCAAGGGCCAGATGTGCATCAAGTCGTTCAAAAGGGCCAGATTTGTCAAAAAATATTGGTATATGTGATGTTCTTGGTGTGGTCAAGACTGTTAAAACTTAAGCAGTGCTACATTCGACgcgctaagagcatctccagccgggcccccaacaggcccccccAGGCAactttttcggcgccggcgccgaaaaaacgCCCCAGTCGGGCCCCCAGGACGCCGAAATCCGCCGGCTCGGCCCGTTTTTAGGTCCGGCGAtcgcaggccgaacccggcgcactgggggcgctcgggggctccggcgCGAGGGAAAAGCATGTCTGGCCCACACCGTCAAGCGAAAAGTCAAGTGTTTCTTCCAGATTCGCCACCCACCCCCCGCGCGCTCGGCCGCCAACCGGCTGatcccggcgccgcccgccgcccgccaccGCTAGATAGCCTATCCCCGCCTGAAAAAGATTAGAGGTTTCGCCGAGGCAGCCTCTCCACCACCGGCTGGGCGATTTTTTTGGCGTTTCCGGCCGCGAAGGGGCGGCGTAGCGGCGGGTACGCGCCcgcaaggtgttcggcgatttgcctgcctcggcaatggactcggacgacgaggaagcgctcgccgcgctgctagaggaggaagccgaggccgacgtccaggaagaggaacatctcatggtccttgccgccctcgccgacctgctggcgagcaatgaaaagccgcggcgaggtggctcggcgtCGAGGCAGATGAAAGCAAAGAGCCGACATCGTCTCGAGggctactgcatgctctactccgactacttcgccgacgcTCCACTGCACGGCGACAAAACATTTTAgcgccgttatcggatgagccgaaagcttttcctcaggattgtgaattccatccgggagttcgacaactacttcacgtgcaagaaggattgcaccggcaaacttggattcacctcaatccagaagtgcacgacagcgatgaggatgcttgcatacggagctaccagtgattcactcgacgactatgggcgcatggccgagtccatCAACATTGggtgtttctacaagttctgtcgggcagtggtggcagtgtttggaccgcaatacttgcgaacacccaatgcggaagacactgctcggatcctagcacagaatgcagtaagaggatttcctgggatgcttggaagcatccactgcatgcattggaaatggaagaactgcccatttgcttggcaggggatgtacaaaggcgccaaaggcggttgcagtgtggtacttgaaGCGGTGGCAACACAagacctctggatttggcactccttctttggtatgccaggaactcacaatgacatcaacgtgctgtAGTGCTCCcttgtctttgccaagcttgttgaaggtcattctcctccggtgaacttcgaggtcaatgggcggcactacaacaaggggtactacgacctagctgatggcatctatccgagatggtctacatttgtgaagactatctcaaacgTTGTGCTAGGAGGCAAGAAGTCCCACTTTGCCAAGGTGCGGGAGGCTTGCAGGgaggatgtcgagcgggcatttggtgtgctctaatctcgatttgctgttgtccggtaccctgctcagacctggtcgaaaaatcaaatgtgggagatcatgacttgctgtgtcatcttgcacaacatgatcatcgagagcgagcaggaagagacagtgtttgacactgaaccatactacaggcaaggtcctctagccgaagttgatcaccagctaccggcaatCTGGACTGCCTACCTCGGTATGCGTCAGGAGATCTGAGACTAAACCCGGGCCAAcgtcgggccgggccgggcttgtAAAAGCCCGACCTTCATTTCTcaagcccgagcccggcccgaagCCTGAAATACTCCCTATTTTCAAGTCCGAGCCCAGCCCGAAATCAAGCCCAAAGCCCGAAAGTCCGGCCCAAACGCTGTTTTTTAGTACGCGCACGTGCAAGCCCGGCCCGAAGCCCGAAAACCCGGCCCGAAATACAGAAAAATTGaagcccgagcccggcccgaacTATGTTTCGGGCTGCAAAACAaagcccgagcccggcccgaatGTCATGCCCGGCCCGGGTTTTTCGGGCCGGGTCGTCGGGCCGGGCTACCATGCCCGGGTTTATCCGAGACCCACAAGTGCATCATCAACTGCAGcaggatctggtggagcacctatggaggaTCAAGGGCGACGCCTAGCTCGATGTGtgatgagtttttatttgttgaactatataatttgtattgaactatttgttgttgcactattttattgaattatttgattttctatgatgaactatgtgataaaaaaaTTATTTATACTGAGAATTCAACGCTAAACCACCCCGAATATGGGCCGTTTCTCACCGATATCGGGCCATTTTTCTATTTGCATAGCTCATCAGAATTGCTGGAAGCCGCAGCACGTAAGAATGGAAGATTTCGCATATTTGGCTTTTGAAAAAAGGCACCGACCACAGGTATGCACGTGCGACCAATTTCCCATAGCACTCCTATTTGACCGATCCATGACTGAAGATACATTCCTTGGGATTTTCGATTTCCCTGCCTATGATCTGACTGTCTGCGAGTAACTTGTTAGTTTGTTCGATTGGAAATTCACTTTAAAAAACTGCTCGTGTTCATTCTGAATTATTATCGTTAAATTTGAATGGGAAATAGTACTTTTCGGGCAAAGCAACTTTCGTACTGTCGATGATAAACGTGCGCTCCGTGAATGTCACTACCTTTGTAGACTTAATATAATTATATTATATTACTGTTCTGATCTGTTTATTATTTTCACATCTTATGCAGAAAAAGAGCAAAGATTCGGTCAGCAAGCGcgcgcgctctctctctctcactctctctccgTCCAGAATTACTTATTGCGGAAATGAATATATCTAGACATATTTTTAAttttagatacatccatttttattcATTTCTGCAATAACCATTTTGGGACGAAGAGAGCATAAAATACGTTATCACATACACATGGTTTCTTTTACAAATTGACAAGTTTAATAGTTTGTTTTTTAGAATACGACTTTAATAGGTTGATACAATCATACAAATGTTGTTTTAGTTGGCTGATGTGGATGTGCTCATTTTCCTCTTGGCGTTGAAGTTGTGATGTTTCTCCCCGCAAGCCAATTTTATTGGGCCAGATGCTTGTGCCTACCAATGACTGTTTGCGCCAAAGGTTGAACTAATTTTTAGTACTACTGTAGAAAACACCTTGAGTCTTTCAAATTATTTTGTACGGAACCATCAAGTTTTTTTTCCACATGGAGTATTGGACTTTCTTATAGTATTGTTTGCTTATGCAAGCATGCACTTTTGGCTTAGGAAAAACGAGGGAATTGCACAAACCACCACCAATTGGGGCTAGTGTGCACAAAACACCTACTATACAGGTTTGTTGCGAGAAACACTGTATATTGGTGTAATACATTGCAGATAGGTCTAATATAGTGCTTAGATACATTTGCATAATTTCAGATAAATAGGTCCCGCCTGTAAGGGCAATTTCAACCGACCGATGCAAACGGACGTgatttttattcgcttttatgAGTTTGGGTCAGCCGAACAGACACGCGTGTCCGGTTTTTGATTTGGGTCATTTGATGTGCCCACTGTGGCCGACGCATTTGTCCGCGTGGTATTAAATAAACTAAATTgacacacaaaatatttaaatttAAATCATGCAAATTAATAAAACATAATTAAACATTAAAACCGCCGGCCGGTCGTGGAGAGCTCGAGTGCCTCCTCTAGACCAGGCGTGTGAGACTAGTCATATTATTCTGTGATGGTTGTATTGGCCATATGACGACTACTTTGCTGTAGTGTCCACATAGCAACTACTTGGATGCTAAAATCTAATGGCAACAATATCTATCATGTTTTTGGTGATGTTGCTCACATGCTGAACTTGTTTCATTCAAATTTCGGTTCAAAATCTAACAATTTTAGAAAATTTGAAAAAAGAACATTCAGTAAATTTCACATGTCTACAGTACCCTTCTGGGAAAGTTTTACCCATTTGGACCAATGGTTTGCTAGATGGTGGAAGTTTTAGTTTGCCCATACTATTTTTTGGTTCAAATTTTGACATTTTCAGAAAAATGAGAAACAAATCCAGTAAATACTCATGTATTCAATATTAATTTGGAAAAGTTTCGGCTCAATTGGACCACATGTTTGGGAGATAATACAGTCTAATATGTTGGCTGATGTGACCGGTTTTTCTTGCCACATGTACACTTACAAGCGGGACCCATCTGTCTTAAATTATGTTAATGTATCCAAACACTAGATTAGACTTAACTGCAAGTATTACACCGATATGTGGTGTTTTCTGCAACAAACCTGTATAGTAGGTGTCCTGTGCAACACTAGCCCCAATAACTGGTGGTTTGTGCAATTCCCTCTAGGGAAAACAATGAACTTCTGGATCAGTGAGGGGGCACTAGGAAAATATTATCCAGTAGAATTTCAAAAGGAGAAGTTTTTCTGTATTAAATAAGTCCAATGCTTTTTTATATGATTAATTTCATTACGCCTAAATTAAACTTCCTACGGCCGCTTTGTCTAATTTTGTCAGTTTGGCTATTTTTGTCACTGCTTGAAATGTTGACCTTTTTTATAAAATCTTTTTGGATCTTTTTCTGACATAAATTATGAAGTAGGAGTATATACGAAGATACCATCACAACGATGCAGAGGCCAGGTCAACCTCATTTAAAAAAAAATATCACTGCAGTATAAATTACAAAGAAACACATACAAATATTTATACAATCAGTGAACAACCTTGTATAAATTCATTGATTTGAGATTTTGGTATGGAAACCCCTTTGAGAAAGGGTAAAAACATGCACCAAAAAGAGTCATAATGTCTTCAGTTTGGGCAAAAACTTCCTAAATTTTTTGTCTGAAAAACAATAGTCACACAGACCGCCTACAGGTACTCTCATCATGTACTACGTTCCTAGTTAGAGAAGAAGAGGATTGCCATTTCAGCTATCCATCACAAGGAGCGGTTGATGAGGCCACGCACGACGACCAAACCCAGGAAGAGCAGGTGATCCGCTTCCGGGGCCACCTTCAGCGTCAGCACGTCCTCCCCGAGCACCACCCCCGCTGCCGTCTGCTTCCGCGCGACCTCCGCCACCACCGCGCCATCCACGCCGCGTACTCTGTACTCCGACTTGCGGGCAGAGCACCCGTCGATCGTGTAGCACGTCCCCGCGCCGCCGTGCATCGCCACGGCGGCTCCGCCCTTCTCGGCCCGCCGCACGCTGAACCACGgcgtcgcctcctcctcctggccGCCGTTGTGGGCGCAGCGACAAACTTCCCACCTCCTGACCATCCCGAAGCCCTTGCGTCTGATCCTGATGAGGGCGTTCCCCTGACGGTCCATGAAGAAGACCTCGCGGCCGCCCCTGCACCCGTAGTTGTCGACGCGGAAGGCGACGGCGCCGTCGGGGCCGTACACCGTGCAGCCGTTGCCGTTGAAGACCAGCGACTTCATCCACACCGTGTACGCCTGCTGGCTCGGGTGATCGTCggaggacgacggtgaggccGCGGCAGTGAGAGGCTGGATCTTGGCCATGGACGAGAGAGATTGGTCTACTTTAACATTGAGATGAGATGAGCTAAGATGATTGGGATGATTGGCGTCAGTGGCTGGTTTGGCCTATTTATAGGTGCTTCTGCTTTGTTAACAAATGTGAGGGTGTCTGAATCATTAGCTTATGGCGCTGTACACGTCACTGGTTAGGATAGAATAGTGCTACACCGAAATTGTTTATGCTCCATCTAGTACTGCACTTGTCAGCATGCAGTTGCCGCCACGTTTATAGTGTGTTGTTTGTTTtggctaaaaccttttagcatgaTACAGCAATACGGAATAGCGATAGAGGTTAACAAAATTTTCAGAAATACTGCCTATATTTCTATTTACGATTTTGCTATTTCTCACGTACCTGAATTTTTTTGTCGCGTCAgtgattttcttcttcttcccaaGCGCACGAGATGTGGAGGTCCAACCTCGCTGTTTTTTTTAAAGGAGGATGAgtccggcctctgcatctgggagatgcatgcggccactttattgattatttttgaggaccttacaaagtattacaaTAATATGCCTGAATCCGCCATTTTGGCATCATATGCCACTACTCctatccatatgatgaaggggCGCTAGCTGGGCCAAATACCCAGTCCACTCACCTAAACCTATCATCAAAAGCCagaagccccagccgagccacataccgggtctggggcatAAACTAGTCTGACGCACTTacatgtgtcgtcgccgccatcttccactggTCCGTCTTCAGAGCAGATATTGAGGCTTCTACCTTGTCAGGCCACTCTACCATCaacgccaccatgacgccagacagcaaactcctcctgcgcgagtccatcacCGCGCATCGGGCGCCGAGTCTCCACCGTGCCACGCCGCCGAGATCCGCCGTCATCACTGTgtaggatgaagcaccgctccaccaaaaaAGGCGCCCACTGGTCCCTCGATCCCGTGTACgcctccaagaatgacgcccccaaggAGGAAACGACACCAACGCGCCGCTGTCATCTGATCTACTGATCTAGGCTTTCCCCCGGAGGTAGCGGATAGAGGTCTGGAGCTTCTCCacggcgatgccttcaagaaggtaaTGACACAAAAGAGTGCCGCCAACGCCGGTCTTGGCATCAAGCAGAGAACTAGGTTTTCACTTGGATCCGCTCGAGGAACCTCCATCAAGCATCGTGTGCACGGGTCGCCACCGATCTGAGCCTCCGCACATCGAGCAGGTCGCACCGGCCAGATCAGATCTGTCCTGAGGGCAAACCACACATGGCGCCGACCCAACCACCAGGCCCTCCATGCCGCCACCGCCGATCCCAGGTCAGATGGTCCGTCGCCGCTGACCCGGCCGCCGCCGCTGACCCGGCCGCCGCCGCTGAACGCAGCCAAGGCCGCTGCCCGAAGCAGGGCCAGCCGCCGCACCCGCCACCATCCGCCCTAGGCCGAGGCGGCCGCCGCACCGCCGCCGGTCAAGGCAGGCCTGCCACGCCACCAAGGCCAGATCAGCCGTGCCACCACACGTCGCGGGGCTCCGCACCGCCCCCATGGCGCATGAGAGAGGGAAggcccccgccaccgccgtcaGTCCCCGGGCTATAGGCCGGCGGCGTCCTTcgacggcggcggagggaggGGTAGAAGGACGGGGAGCccccggcggctagggttgggatCCCGCCCGAGTCGCCCGAGCGGGGGCGACGCGGGGGGTGCGGGCTAGAGAGATGTGAACATAACCTCGCTGTACAAGAAC
The Aegilops tauschii subsp. strangulata cultivar AL8/78 chromosome 3, Aet v6.0, whole genome shotgun sequence genome window above contains:
- the LOC109758902 gene encoding protein LURP-one-related 11-like; protein product: MAKIQPLTAAASPSSSDDHPSQQAYTVWMKSLVFNGNGCTVYGPDGAVAFRVDNYGCRGGREVFFMDRQGNALIRIRRKGFGMVRRWEVCRCAHNGGQEEEATPWFSVRRAEKGGAAVAMHGGAGTCYTIDGCSARKSEYRVRGVDGAVVAEVARKQTAAGVVLGEDVLTLKVAPEADHLLFLGLVVVRGLINRSL